In Comamonas koreensis, the genomic stretch TTGCAGCGAGCGCTGCAAGCTCATTGACCTGGGCGCCTGGGGCAATGAGGATTTTCGGGTGCCCGCCCAATCGCCACCGCTGGACCAGCCCTACGGTGATCCCCGGCTGGAAGACTGAGCCCCCCGACGTTTAGCAACCGCAGCACTTGGCGGTGCTGCCGTTGCTTATTTCACTGCAGCTTGCGCCGCCTGCACATAGGCTTCCGCATCAAAAGGCAGCCCACGCTCCTCGCTCAGCCATTGCAGCACCGGGAAGGAGCCTTCCAGCACCGGGCTCACCGTCAGCGGCAACTGCTGCCAGGACATCTGCTGGCCTTCACGCATCTCAAAATCACCCGACCACTGCGTCACCTTGCACCAGTGCAAGCGCACCAAGGCATGGCTGTAGTCATGCTCGGTCACCTTCCAGGCGATGCAGTTTTCGATGCGGATGCCCAGCTCCTCGACCAGCTCACGGCGCAGCGCCTCTTCGACGGTCTCGCCCGCTTCGAGCTTGCCGCCGGGAAACTCCCACCAGCCCGCGCGGGGCTTGCCCAGGGGGCGGCTGGTTATCAGCAGGGCATTGTCACTTTCGCGGATCAGCACGCCCACAGCCACTTCGGTGTGGCTGCGGGTCTCGGTGGTATCAGTCTGGCTCATAGGTCTTCATGGGCTGCCAGCACAGCAGCCCGGTATATTCAATCCTGGGCCTCTTCGCCCAGGTCGGCCACATCGGCAATTTTCTGGCGACCTTGCACCTCGCGGTGGCTGCGGCCAGCCCAGTCACGGGCAAACTGGTGGGCCACCCGGCCGCTGCGCGAGCCGCGCTCCAGCGCCCAGACCAGGGCCTCGGGCCGGGCAGCCTCGATATCCGCCTCCGCCACACCCAGCGCTGAGAGCCACTGGCCCACTACGCGCAGGTACTCGTCCTGGCTGAACGGGTAGAAACTCACCCACAGGCCAAAACGCTCGGACAGCGAAATCTTCTCTTCCACCACTTCGCCGGGGTGGATCTCGCCGTTCTCGCCCTTTTGCTGGGCCAGGTTGTCGGTCATGTACTCGGGCAGCAGATGGCGCCGGTTGCTGGTCGCATAGACCAGCACATTCGGTGTGGCCGCAGAGACCGAGCCATCCAGGATCGACTTCATCGCCTTGTAGCCGGGCTCGCCCTCTTCAAAACTCAGGTCATCGCAGTAGATGATGAATTTCTCGGGCCGGCCAGCGACCACATCGACGATATCAGGCAGGTCGGTGAGATCGGCCTTGTCCACCTCGATGAGGCGCAGGCCCTGGGGCGCATAGGCATGCAGGCAGGCGCGGATCAGGGACGACTTGCCAGTACCGCGCGCGCCCGTCAGCAGCACATTGTTGGCGGTGCTGCCTTGCACAAACTGCTCGGTGTTGCGCGCAATCTTCTCTTTTTGCCCGTCGATGTTCTGCAGGTCGGACAAGGACATCGCCCCGACATGGCGCACCGGCTCCAGCACGCCACAGCCATTGGCCCGCTTGCGGTAGCGCCAGGCAATGGCATCACTCCAGTCGGCCGGCGCCTGCAGCGCCTGGGGCAGGACGGACTCGATGCGCTGCATCAGCTGCTCGGCGCGCTGCACCAGGCGCTCAAGCGGGGAGAGGGAAGAGTGGGAAGACTCGGTCATGGTATCCAGACGCACAGGGTTGGGATGCCAGCGGGGCCGGACCCCGCCCTGCTTGGGGGCAGTCCAGCGCGCTGGCCAAGCGGTATCAGGAGCGGTAGTCCGCGTTGATGCTCACATAGTCATGGCTCAGGTCGCAGGTCCACAGCTGGGTGGATGCGTTGCCACGGCCCAGCTGCACGCGCACCACAATCTCCTGCTGCTTCATCACGCGCTGGCCATCGGCCTCCTGGTAGGCCGGGTTGCGGCCGCCCTGGGTGGCCACATGCACATCGTCCAGGTACAGCTCGATCTGGGTCTGGTCCAGGTCCTCGATACCGGCATAGCCCACAGCAGCCAGAATGCGTCCCAGGTTGGGGTCGCTAGCAAAGAAAGCCGTTTTGACCAGCGGCGAATGCGCAATCGCATAGGCCACCAGGCGGCATTCTTCTTCGGTACGGCCTTGCTCGACCTCGATCTGGATGAACTTGGTGGCGCCTTCGCCGTCGCGCACAATCGCTTGCGCCAGCTTTTGTGCCACTTCGCGCAGCGCAGCCATCAAGGCTTGGCCATCGGTGGTGTTCCAGTCGCTGATCGGGGCATTGCCGGCCTGGTTGGTAGCGACCACGACAAAGGAGTCATTGGTCGAGGTGTCACCATCGATGGTGATGCGGTTGAACGACTGGTCGGCCAGGGTTTTGGCCAGCGCCGGCATCAGCTCGGGGCTGATGGCTGCGTCGGTGCCCAGAAAACTCAGCATGGTCGCCATATTGGGGCGAATCATGCCCGCGCCCTTGCTGATGCCGGTGATCTGCACCGTCTTGCCGCCCACGGTGGCCGAGGCGGAAAACGCCTTGGGCAAGGTGTCGGTGGTCATGATGCCTTCAGCGGCCTTGGCCCAGTGGCCCGGCTGCGCATCGGCAATGGCGGCAGGCAGGCCCGCAGTGATGCGGTCCACTGGCAGCGGCTCCATGATCACGCCGGTCGAGAACGGCAGCACTTGCTGGGCATCGATCTTCAAGAGGCCTGCCAGCGCATCGCAGGTGGCGTGGGCACGGGCCAGGCCATCGGCGCCGGTGCCGGCATTGGCATTGCCGGTGTTGATGACGATGGCGCGTATCGACTGGCTGTGGCTGGCCAGGTGTTCACGGCAGATCTGCACCGGCGCGGCACAAAAGCGGTTCTTGGTGAACACGCCAGCGACATGGCTGCCCTCGTCCAGCAAGAACACCGTCACATCCTTGCGGTTGGCCTTGCGCACGCCGGCCTCCGTCACACCAATGCGAATACCGGCGACAGGAGCCAGGTCCTGCGCTACTGGGGCTTTCAAATTGACGGGCATATCAGTCTTTTCCTTGAAACCATGAAAAAAACGGGCGATGAACCAGTCAAAGCCCGTTGTGGTGAAGCAATCCGGTAATTTATGCGAGTTTACCGTGGCAGAGCTTGTATTTCTTGCCACTGCCGCATGGGCATGGATCATTGCGGGCCACACGCACGCCTTCAGGCAGCGCCAGCGGCTCGCTGGACTCGGCGTCGCCCGACTCGTCGGGGCCGCTGTAGGTCACATGGGCCGTGCGGTCGTTGCTTTGCTCCAGCTGCTCGGTCGCTTCATCGAGCTGCTCGGGCGAGCGGATCTGCACCGACATCATCACGCGGGTGACCTGGGTCTTGACCTGGTCGATCAGCTGGCTGAACAGCTCGAAAGCCTCGCGCTTGTATTCCTGCTTGGGCTGCTTTTGGGCGTAGCCGCGCAGGTGGATGCCCTGGCGCAGGTAGTCCAAGGCGGCCAGGTGGTCGCGCCAGCTGGAATCCAGGGTCTGCAGCAGCACCGCACGCATGAATTGCATGAAGTTCTCCTTGCCCGCCTGCTCCAGCTTGTCATTGAAGAGGCGTGCGCCTTCGGCAACGACCTTCTCTTCGATTTCCTCGTCGGAGATCGATTCCGCGCCATCGAGCAGCTGCTGCAGTGGCAGGTCGATGTGCCATTCCTCGCGCAGCACCTTCTCCAGACCGGCCAGATCCCACTGCTCTTCCATGGACTGCTCGGGCACATACTGGCGCACGATATCGGCCAGCGCGCTGTCGCGCATGCCGTCGATCATCGGAGCCAGGTCGGCCGCATCCAGAATCTCGTTGCGCTGCTGGTAGATGACCTTGCGCTGGTCATTGGCGACGTCGTCGTACTCGAGCAATTGCTTGCGCATGTCAAAGTTGCGCGCTTCCACCTTGCGCTGCGCGCTTTCGATGGAACGGGTCACAATGCCCGCTTCAATGGCTTCGCCATCGGGCATCTTCAGGCGCTCCATGATGGCCTTGACACGGTCGCCCGCGAAAATGCGCATCAGCTGGTCGTCCAGCGACAGGTAGAAACGCGAGGAGCCACGGTCACCCTGGCGGCCGGCACGGCCACGCAGCTGGTTGTCGATACGGCGCGATTCATGGCGCTCGGTCGCGATGATGCGCAGGCCGCCCAGCTCGGTCACCTTGTCGTGCTCGATCTTCCACTCAGCGCGCAAGGCTTCGACCTTGTTGCGGCGCTCCGTCTCGGACAGCGACTCGTCGGCCTCGATGGCGGAAATCTGCTTTTCGATATTGCCGCCCAGCACGATGTCGGTACCGCGGCCTGCCATGTTGGTCGCGATGGTGATGACGCCGGGGCGCCCCGCCTGGGCAATGATGTCTGCCTCGCGCTCATGCTGCTTGGCGTTGAGCACCTGGTGGGGCAGATTCTCTTTCTTCAGCATCTCGTCGATGATTTCCGAGTTCTCGATCGAGGTCGTGCCCACCAGCACGGGCTGGCCGCGCTCGTAGCACTCCCGGATATCGCTGATCGCCGCCGCATACTTCTCGGGCGTGGTCTTGTAGACGCGGTCCAGCTGGTCATCGCGCTTGCTGGGGCGGTTGGGCGGGATCACCACGGTTTCCAGACCGTAGATTTCCTGGAACTCATAGGCCTCGGTGTCAGCAGTACCGGTCATGCCGCCCAGCTTGTTGTACAGGCGGAAATAGTTCTGGAAGGTGATCGATGCCAGGGTCTGGTTCTCGGCCTGGATTTCCACGCCTTCCTTGGCTTCAACGGCCTGGTGCAGACCTTCGCTCCAGCGGCGGCCCGACATCAGGCGGCCGGTGAACTCATCGACAATCACGACCTCGCCGCCCTGCACCACATAGTGCTGGTCGCGGTGGTAGAGGTGCTGGGCGCGCAGTGCGGCGTACAGCTGGTGCACCAGCGTGATGTTGGCGGGATCGTAGAGCGATGCGCCTTCGGCCAGCATGCCCTTTTCAGCCAGAATGCGCTCTGCCGCTTCGTAGCCTTGCTCGGTCAGGTGGATCTGGTGGCCCTTTTCGTCGACCGTGAAGTCGCCCGGCTTGGTCACGCCCTCGCCGGTGCGGGGGTCGGCTTCGCCTTCCTGGCGCGTGAGCAGTGGCACCACTTCGCGCATCGCCAGGTAGGCGGCGGTGTGGTCTTCGGCCTGGCCGGAGATGATCAAGGGCGTGCGCGCCTCGTCGATCAGGATCGAGTCCACCTCGTCGACGATGGCGAAGTTCAGCCGGCGCTGCACGCGCTCGCTGGCATCTTGCACCATGTTGTCGCGCAGGTAGTCAAAGCCGTACTCGTTGTTCGTACCGTAGGTGATGTCGGAGTTGTAGGCGGCCTGCTTCTCATGCTTGGGCAGCTGCGACAGGTTGATACCCACCGACAGACCCAGGAAGTTGTAGAGGCGCCCCATCCAGGTCGCATCACGCGTGGCCAGGTAGTCATTGACCGTCACCACGTGCACACCATTGCCGCTCAGCGCGTTCAGGTACACGGGCAAGGTCCCCGTCAAGGTCTTGCCTTCGCCGGTACGCATTTCGGCAATCTTGCCGTAATGCAGGGCCATGCCGCCCAGCATCTGCACATCGAAGTGGCGCATCTTCATCACCCGCTTGGAGCCTTCACGCACCACGGCAAATGCCTCGGGCAGGATATTGTCCAGCGACTCTCCGCCAGCGATGCGGTTCTTGAACTCCTGCGTCTTCTCGCGCAATTGTTCGTCGCTGAGCTTTTCGTACTCGGGCTCCATCGCATTGATGCGAGCGACGACCTTGCGGTATTGCTTGAGCAGGCGATCATTGCGACTGCCAAAAATTTTGGTGAAGAAATTGGTTGCCATGCGAACAGAACCACACAACCAGGGAATGCACTTGCGTCCACCCCTGCCATGCGACCGGAATTCCTAGTGATTAGTGTTGTGTCAGATGGAGGCAATGACCCCGGCTTCAATACCGGGAACGACGCCTGCCGAATAAAACATTCTACAACCCTGAATAGAATGCGTTGTGGCAGGTGCATTGCAATGTATGGCTATCGCCCCCGGTCTGCCCCTGACACCCCTATCCAGCCATGACCCAGCCATGACCCAGCCATGATCCAGCCATGATCCAGCCCCAACGCCGGCATTTCGCCGTCACCGTAGAACAAGCCGCGAGCGAGGCGCCCACGTTGGCGAGCCTCGTGGCTTTGACGCGGGAGTCTTCTGCCCGCTTCAAACTGGTGGAGCCGCTGATCCCGCCAATGCTGCGCGCCTCGATCAAGCCCGGCCCGATCGACGGTGACCAGTGGTGCCTGCTGGTGGCCAACAATGCCTGCGCTGCCAAAATGAAGCAGCTGCTGCCGGCGATGGCGGCCCATCTGCGCGTCAAAGGCTACCCGACGGCAGATATTCGCCTCAAAGTACTGCGCTGAGCGACTCCACCAGCGCCGTTAAACGCCACCGGACGCAAAAAAGCCGTTCACAGCACTGGCTGGGAACGGCTTGGGAATCTGGTGCCGGTTATCGGAATCGAACTGATGACCTACCGCTTACAAGGCGGTTGCTCTACCAACTGAGCTAAACCGGCAACACTCGGCATTCTATACGGGATTGCCCGTAACAAAGCCGAATGAGGCCTATTTGACCAGTTTGAGTGAAGGCTTGCCGCCCTTGCCTGCGCGGCCGGGCGACTTGCCGTCAGGCGCCGGAGGCTCGTCGCTGGAGGTCACGACCTGCATCACCGGAGACGCAGCGTTGGCCTCGCCAGCCGGTTCACCCGCATCACCCGCGCTTTCGAGCGCAGCCATCGCGATATCGGCGTCGTCGTCGAGCAGGTCCTCAGGCGGAGGAAAGCCCATGCCCTGGCCGGTTTCACGCGCAAAAATGGCGACCACGCGGCTGACGGGCACCATGATGTCGCGCGGCACACCGCCAAAACGGGCGGTGAACTCGATGTAGTCATTGCCCAGCTTGAGCGCACTCGTTGCGTCATAGCTGATGTTGAGCACAATTTCGCCGTCTTTGACAAACTCGCGCGGCACCAGCACCGTCTTGTCCACGCGAACACTCAGGTACGGGGTCAGGCCATTGTCATTGCACCACTCCACCCAGGCGCGGATCAGGTACGGCTGGGTGGATGTTGTCTGGATTTCACTCATTGGACACTTTCTTCGCGCTCCAGCGCCGCAGAGCACAGCCCTGCGGACGCTGCCCGCCCAGTGGCGGGGCTGGCGCGGCTTTTACTTGCGCATAACCTTTTCGGAAGGCGTCAGCGCCTCGATATAGGCAGGACGCGAGAAGATGCGCTCGGCATACTTGAGCAGCGGTGCTGCGTTCTTGGACAGCTCAATGCCGTAGTAATCCAGGCGCCACAGCAGCGGGGCAATGGCCACGTCCAGCATCGAGAAGTTCTCGCCCAGGATGAACTTGTTCTTCAGGAACACCGGCGCCATCTGGGTCAGGCGGTCACGGATCTGCGCGCGGGCCTTTTCCAGCGCCTTCTCGTTGCCCTTGACGGCACGCTCTTCCAAGGTGTGCACGTGCGTGAACAGCTCTTTTTCGAAGTTCAGCAGGAACAGGCGCACACGGGCGCGCTCGACGGGGTCGCCGGGCATCAGCTGTGGATGGGGGAAACGCTCGTCGATGTACTCGTTGATGATGTTCGACTCGTACAGGATCAGGTCGCGCTCGACCAGGATAGGCACCTGGCCATAGGGGTTCATCACGCTGATGTCTTCGGGCTTGTTGAACAGGTCCACATCACGGATCTCGAAATCCATCCCCTTTTCAAACAGCACAAAGCGGCAGCGGTGGGAGAAAGGGCAGGTCGTTCCCGAATAAAGCACCATCATGGTGAGAGGCTCCTCAAAATCAAAAAAGAGTGGACTGCAGTCAATGCCGCCCACTCTACACAAATCGGCTACCCCAATTCAAGCCCTGCTCACAGGGACTGAACCGGCTGCACGCAAATACGTTTACTTCACGTCTTTCCAGAACGCCGCATTCAGGCGCCAGGTGATGAAGATGAGTCCCAGCAAAAATATCAGCACCCCGACGCCGACGCGCATGCGGGTGTTCTGGCTGGGATCACCCATCCATTGTAGATAGTTCACCAAATCACCCACACTCTTATCGAAATCAGTGGAGTTCATCTTGCCCGGCGTGACCTGCTGCCAGCCGGTGAACACCTGGGTCTTGTGTCCGTGCTCCTCGACCTCTTGGTAGACCGGCACGCGCACACCTTGCAGCTCCCAGAGCACATGGGGCATGCCCACCGAGGGGAAGGCCATGTTGTTCCAGCCGGTGGCCTTGGTGTCGTCCTTGTAGAAAGTGCGCAAGAAGGTGTAGAGGTAGTCGGCACCGGTGCCCTGGTGGCTGGCACGTGAGCGCGCGACCAGGGTGAGATCTGGCGGGTTGGCGCCAAACCACTCCTTGGCCTGCTTGGGATCGATGGCCGCCTTCATGGTCTCACCCACCTTGTCGGTGGTGAACAGCAGGTTGTCCTTGATCTGCTGCTCGGTAAGACCAATGTCCTGCAAGCGGTTGTAGCGCATGAACGCGGCTGAATGGCAGCTGAGGCAATAGTTGACAAACAGCTTGGCGCCGTTTTGCAGCGAGGTGGTGTTGGTCGTGTCGGGCTTGAATTTGTCCCAGGCCACACCGCCTTCGGCCGCCTGCACGGCACCGGACCCTAAAAGCACACCCAGACCCAGGCATGCGGAGAGAATGATTTTTTTCATCGTGGGATGCTTTCTGGTTCAGTGCGCATGGAAGGTGACACGCTCAGGCACCGGCTTGGGTGTGCCTTTGCGGCTCCACCAGGGCATCAGCAGAAAAAAGCCAAAGTAAAACAAGGTACCTACCTGGGAGACCTTTTCGCCAATCGGCGATGGCGGCTGCACCCCCAGATAGGCGAGCACCACGAAGTTCACGACAAACACCGCATACACATACTTGTGCCAGTGCGGGCGGTAGCGGATGGAGCGCACCGGGCTGTGGTCCAGCCAGGGCAGAAAGAACAGGATGATCACGGCCAGCCCCATCACCACCACACCCCAGAACTTGGCGTCGATACCGCCCAGCGCTGCAATGCCGGTGAACGCAAAGGCACCAAACAGCGCCAGCACCACCAGCGCCACCAGCACCAGCAAGCCCTTGAGGACGGCGGCCATGCGGGTCTTGATGCAGACATAGGCCACGGCTGCGACCAGGATCACCGACAAGGCGACCATCATCTCGCTGGTGATGGCACGCAGCATCGAATAAAAGGGCGTGAAATACCACACAGGCGCAATATGGTTGGGCGTCTTGAGCGGGTCGGCCGGGATGAAGTTGTTGTACTCGAGGAAGTAGCCACCCATCTCCGGCGCAAAGAACACGATGGCCGAGAAGATGAACAGGAACACCGCCACGCCAAACAGGTCATGCACCGTGTAGTAAGGGTGGAAAGGCACGCCGTCGAGCGGCCGGCCCTGCGCATCCTTGGGCGCATTCGGGCCCTTGATCTCGATGCCATCGGGGTTGTTGGAGCCCACATCGTGCAAGGCCAGCAAATGCGCCGCAACCAGGCCCAGCAGCACCAGCGGCACGGCGATCACATGGAAACTGAAGAAACGGTTGAGCGTCGCATCGCCCACCACATAGTCGCCCCGGATCAGCAGCGCCAGGTCCGGGCCGATGAAGGGAATGGCCGAGAACAGGTTGACGATCACCTGCGCACCCCAGTACGACATCTGGCCCCAGGGCAGCAGGTAGCCCATGAAGGCCTCGGCCATCAGGCACAGGAAGATCGCGCAGCCAAACACCCAGACCAGCTCGCGCGGCTTGCGGTAGCTGCCATACAGGAGGCCACGGAACATGTGCAGGTAGACCACGACAAAGAAGGCCGAGGCGCCGGTGGAATGCATGGTCCGGATCAGCCAGCCCCAGGGCACATCGCGCATGATGTACTCGACCGAGGCAAACGCCTTTTCGGCATCGGGCTTGTAGTGCATCACCAAAAAGATGCCGGTGACGATCTGGATCACCAGCACCAAAAGCGCCAGCGAGCCAAAGATGTACCAGAAGTTGAAGTTCTTCGGTGCGTAGTACTCCGACATATGGACCCGATAGGCCTCAAATGCCGTGGGAAAGCGGTTCTCCAGCCAGTTGCCGGCCTTGGCGCCCAAGGTGGCGTTCGGCGATATCTCCTTGAATTCGTGTGCCATGGCGCCTCCTTATGCTTTTTTATCTTCGCCAATCAGCAGCTTGGTATCGCTCAGATACTGGTGCGCTGGCACTTCGAGGTTGTCGGGCGCGGGCTTGTTCTTGAACACCCGCCCGGCCAGGTCAAAGGTGGAGCCGTGGCAGGGGCAGAGAAAACCGCCCTTCCAGTCATCGGGCAGCGATGGCTGGGGGCCGGGCTGGAGCTTGTCGGTGGGCGAGCAGCCCAGGTGGGTGCAGATGCCGATCACGACCAGCACCTCGGGCTTGATGGAGCGGGTTTCGTTCTTGGCGTAGTCCGGTGTCGGGTAGGCCGTGCGCTCGGATTTGGGATCGGCCAACTGGCCGTCGAGCTGGGGCAACTCGGCAATCTGCTCGGGCGTGCGGCGCAGGATCCAGATCGGCTTGCCGCGCCATTCGGCGGTGATTTTCTCGCCGGGCTTGAGCTCCGAGATATCCACTTCAACGGCAGCGCCGGCGGCCTTGGCCTTTTCTGACGGCTGGAAGGAGCTGACAAAGGGGACCGCAGTGGCGACTCCTCCGACAGCACCTGCGCATCCCGACGCTATCAGCCACGTCCTTTTACTGGAGTCGATGGAAGAATCACTCATGGGGCTCCTTGGTCAACGCTTATATCTCGGTTTTTGCGGATTGTATGAAGTGTCTTGCCCATCATGCAATGCGCCGAAACCCTTGAAGCTGAGCGATACTAGGCGTCATGTTTATTTGACAGGAGCAGCGCATGAGCTTCATGAAGGAATTCCGCGAGTTTGCGGTCAAGGGCAATGTGATGGATCTGGCCGTTGGTGTGATCATCGGCGCCGCTTTTGGCAAGATCGTCGATTCGGTCGTCAATGACCTGATCATGCCCATCGTCGGTTTGGTCTTTGGCAAGCTGGACTTCTCCAATCTCTTCGTCGTGCTGGGTACCATTCCCGATGGCGTGCCGCGCACACTCGACGCGCTGAAAAAAGCGGGCATTCCGGTGTTTGCTTATGGCAACTTCATCACCGTCGCGGTGAACTTCGCGATCCTGGCTTTCATTATTTTCATGATGGTCAAACAGATCAACCGCCTCAAACGCGACGCGCCCCCTCCAGCGCCCGCTGCCACCCCGGAAGACGTGGTGCTGCTGCGTGAAATCCGCGACAGCCTGCAGCAAAAACGTTGATTTTTTGCAACAAAGAAACAGAAATTCTGCTTCTTTTGCACAGATACCCGGCAGCCTCTCGAGGCTGCTTTTTTACGCCTGCACCTGTCCCGCTGCCAAACGGCGCGCCATCTGCACCGCCGCGATCAGGCTGGCCGCATCGGCCAGGCCCTGGCCGGCAATATCAAAGGCGGTGCCGTGGTCCGGGCTGGTGCGCACCAGCGGCAGGCCCAGGGTCACGTTGACGCCCTCGTCCAGCCCCAGGTACTTCACGGGGATCAGGCCCTGGTCGTGGTACATGGCCACCACCACATCAAAGGCGCCCGGGTGCTCGGCACTGTGGCGGGCCCGCATGAACACGGTATCGGGCGGCTCCGGCCCCACCACCTGCATGCCCAGTGCCTGGGCAGCGGCCACCGCGGGCGCAATGTGCTCCAGCTCCTCGCGCCCCATCAGGCCGGCCTCACCGGCATGGGGATTGAGCCCCGCTACCGCAATCCGGGGCGGCCGCCCCAGCACCCGCAGCAAGGCCTCGTGCGTGATGCGGATGGTCTCCAGCACCTGTGCCTGGGTCACCGCCTCAATGGCGTCACGCAGCGATACATGGATGCTCACCAGCACGGTGCGCAGCGCCTCGTTGGCCAGCATCATGCGCACCGGCATCTGCGCCAGCAGCAGCCCGGCGTGCTGGGCCGCTTCGGCC encodes the following:
- a CDS encoding glutathione S-transferase N-terminal domain-containing protein, whose product is MMVLYSGTTCPFSHRCRFVLFEKGMDFEIRDVDLFNKPEDISVMNPYGQVPILVERDLILYESNIINEYIDERFPHPQLMPGDPVERARVRLFLLNFEKELFTHVHTLEERAVKGNEKALEKARAQIRDRLTQMAPVFLKNKFILGENFSMLDVAIAPLLWRLDYYGIELSKNAAPLLKYAERIFSRPAYIEALTPSEKVMRK
- a CDS encoding cytochrome c1 — encoded protein: MKKIILSACLGLGVLLGSGAVQAAEGGVAWDKFKPDTTNTTSLQNGAKLFVNYCLSCHSAAFMRYNRLQDIGLTEQQIKDNLLFTTDKVGETMKAAIDPKQAKEWFGANPPDLTLVARSRASHQGTGADYLYTFLRTFYKDDTKATGWNNMAFPSVGMPHVLWELQGVRVPVYQEVEEHGHKTQVFTGWQQVTPGKMNSTDFDKSVGDLVNYLQWMGDPSQNTRMRVGVGVLIFLLGLIFITWRLNAAFWKDVK
- a CDS encoding DNA gyrase inhibitor YacG, which translates into the protein MSSSADNALPSIQCPQCGGPSSFARSNRFRPFCSERCKLIDLGAWGNEDFRVPAQSPPLDQPYGDPRLED
- a CDS encoding ATP-binding protein — its product is MTESSHSSLSPLERLVQRAEQLMQRIESVLPQALQAPADWSDAIAWRYRKRANGCGVLEPVRHVGAMSLSDLQNIDGQKEKIARNTEQFVQGSTANNVLLTGARGTGKSSLIRACLHAYAPQGLRLIEVDKADLTDLPDIVDVVAGRPEKFIIYCDDLSFEEGEPGYKAMKSILDGSVSAATPNVLVYATSNRRHLLPEYMTDNLAQQKGENGEIHPGEVVEEKISLSERFGLWVSFYPFSQDEYLRVVGQWLSALGVAEADIEAARPEALVWALERGSRSGRVAHQFARDWAGRSHREVQGRQKIADVADLGEEAQD
- a CDS encoding ClpXP protease specificity-enhancing factor — protein: MSEIQTTSTQPYLIRAWVEWCNDNGLTPYLSVRVDKTVLVPREFVKDGEIVLNISYDATSALKLGNDYIEFTARFGGVPRDIMVPVSRVVAIFARETGQGMGFPPPEDLLDDDADIAMAALESAGDAGEPAGEANAASPVMQVVTSSDEPPAPDGKSPGRAGKGGKPSLKLVK
- a CDS encoding cytochrome b, with the translated sequence MAHEFKEISPNATLGAKAGNWLENRFPTAFEAYRVHMSEYYAPKNFNFWYIFGSLALLVLVIQIVTGIFLVMHYKPDAEKAFASVEYIMRDVPWGWLIRTMHSTGASAFFVVVYLHMFRGLLYGSYRKPRELVWVFGCAIFLCLMAEAFMGYLLPWGQMSYWGAQVIVNLFSAIPFIGPDLALLIRGDYVVGDATLNRFFSFHVIAVPLVLLGLVAAHLLALHDVGSNNPDGIEIKGPNAPKDAQGRPLDGVPFHPYYTVHDLFGVAVFLFIFSAIVFFAPEMGGYFLEYNNFIPADPLKTPNHIAPVWYFTPFYSMLRAITSEMMVALSVILVAAVAYVCIKTRMAAVLKGLLVLVALVVLALFGAFAFTGIAALGGIDAKFWGVVVMGLAVIILFFLPWLDHSPVRSIRYRPHWHKYVYAVFVVNFVVLAYLGVQPPSPIGEKVSQVGTLFYFGFFLLMPWWSRKGTPKPVPERVTFHAH
- the petA gene encoding ubiquinol-cytochrome c reductase iron-sulfur subunit, translating into MSDSSIDSSKRTWLIASGCAGAVGGVATAVPFVSSFQPSEKAKAAGAAVEVDISELKPGEKITAEWRGKPIWILRRTPEQIAELPQLDGQLADPKSERTAYPTPDYAKNETRSIKPEVLVVIGICTHLGCSPTDKLQPGPQPSLPDDWKGGFLCPCHGSTFDLAGRVFKNKPAPDNLEVPAHQYLSDTKLLIGEDKKA
- the argJ gene encoding bifunctional glutamate N-acetyltransferase/amino-acid acetyltransferase ArgJ, which translates into the protein MPVNLKAPVAQDLAPVAGIRIGVTEAGVRKANRKDVTVFLLDEGSHVAGVFTKNRFCAAPVQICREHLASHSQSIRAIVINTGNANAGTGADGLARAHATCDALAGLLKIDAQQVLPFSTGVIMEPLPVDRITAGLPAAIADAQPGHWAKAAEGIMTTDTLPKAFSASATVGGKTVQITGISKGAGMIRPNMATMLSFLGTDAAISPELMPALAKTLADQSFNRITIDGDTSTNDSFVVVATNQAGNAPISDWNTTDGQALMAALREVAQKLAQAIVRDGEGATKFIQIEVEQGRTEEECRLVAYAIAHSPLVKTAFFASDPNLGRILAAVGYAGIEDLDQTQIELYLDDVHVATQGGRNPAYQEADGQRVMKQQEIVVRVQLGRGNASTQLWTCDLSHDYVSINADYRS
- the secA gene encoding preprotein translocase subunit SecA, translating into MATNFFTKIFGSRNDRLLKQYRKVVARINAMEPEYEKLSDEQLREKTQEFKNRIAGGESLDNILPEAFAVVREGSKRVMKMRHFDVQMLGGMALHYGKIAEMRTGEGKTLTGTLPVYLNALSGNGVHVVTVNDYLATRDATWMGRLYNFLGLSVGINLSQLPKHEKQAAYNSDITYGTNNEYGFDYLRDNMVQDASERVQRRLNFAIVDEVDSILIDEARTPLIISGQAEDHTAAYLAMREVVPLLTRQEGEADPRTGEGVTKPGDFTVDEKGHQIHLTEQGYEAAERILAEKGMLAEGASLYDPANITLVHQLYAALRAQHLYHRDQHYVVQGGEVVIVDEFTGRLMSGRRWSEGLHQAVEAKEGVEIQAENQTLASITFQNYFRLYNKLGGMTGTADTEAYEFQEIYGLETVVIPPNRPSKRDDQLDRVYKTTPEKYAAAISDIRECYERGQPVLVGTTSIENSEIIDEMLKKENLPHQVLNAKQHEREADIIAQAGRPGVITIATNMAGRGTDIVLGGNIEKQISAIEADESLSETERRNKVEALRAEWKIEHDKVTELGGLRIIATERHESRRIDNQLRGRAGRQGDRGSSRFYLSLDDQLMRIFAGDRVKAIMERLKMPDGEAIEAGIVTRSIESAQRKVEARNFDMRKQLLEYDDVANDQRKVIYQQRNEILDAADLAPMIDGMRDSALADIVRQYVPEQSMEEQWDLAGLEKVLREEWHIDLPLQQLLDGAESISDEEIEEKVVAEGARLFNDKLEQAGKENFMQFMRAVLLQTLDSSWRDHLAALDYLRQGIHLRGYAQKQPKQEYKREAFELFSQLIDQVKTQVTRVMMSVQIRSPEQLDEATEQLEQSNDRTAHVTYSGPDESGDAESSEPLALPEGVRVARNDPCPCGSGKKYKLCHGKLA
- a CDS encoding NUDIX domain-containing protein, with translation MSQTDTTETRSHTEVAVGVLIRESDNALLITSRPLGKPRAGWWEFPGGKLEAGETVEEALRRELVEELGIRIENCIAWKVTEHDYSHALVRLHWCKVTQWSGDFEMREGQQMSWQQLPLTVSPVLEGSFPVLQWLSEERGLPFDAEAYVQAAQAAVK